One genomic window of Coffea eugenioides isolate CCC68of chromosome 1, Ceug_1.0, whole genome shotgun sequence includes the following:
- the LOC113774897 gene encoding protein ABC transporter 1, mitochondrial produces MVWLKDILRVANGLSLVAKEALGDVLRQSQGEGGEVGNKLLQSLVKKTIFSATDLTGLTKGKIRPLSVTTTSNNINNSDDTRGQPGSVGGEPLRRLPQSDSIRHVSCISDDNEALITAPSNSGGSAGKIPSDLKAEDPTAAAAPPPPPLGAGTNRDGDVVSPTQTQTPPLSGKKPRKPRERRVPSTPFSRALGFAGLGAGLAWGTFQESAKRLVFGNPNLQEKQSVVSPFLSEKNAERLALALCRMRGAALKLGQMLSIQDESLVPAPILAALEMVRQGADVMPRSQLNQVLDAELGPNWSSKLINFDYEPMAAASIGQVHRAITEEGLEVAMKIQYPGVADSIESDIENVKLLLNYTNLIPERLYLDNAMQVAKDELSRECNYELEAENQKRFRHLLSDAQGFYVPLVVDDLSSRRVLTTELVGGIPIDKVALLDQETRNYVGKKLLELTLTELFFFRFMQTDPNWSNFLYDESAKCINLIDFGAARDYPKSFVDDYLRMVLACANSDREAVVEMSHRLGFLTGKESDIMLEAHVQAGFIVGLPFAKPGGYDFRSANITKSISNLGATMLRHRLTPPPQEAYSLHRKLSGAFLACIKLGAVVPCRQLLLEVYENYHFGNHSDETFAIGSVPR; encoded by the exons ATGGTGTGGCTGAAGGACATCTTGCGGGTTGCTAATGGATTATCTTTGGTGGCGAAGGAGGCCCTTGGTGATGTTCTGCGCCAAAGCCAAGGGGAAGGAGGAGAAGTAGGGAATAAGTTGCTGCAATCCCTAGTCAAGAAAACTATTTTCTCCGCTACCGACCTAACCGGACTTACCAAGGGCAAGATTCGCCCGCTGTCTGTAACAACTACTAGCAACAATATCAATAATAGTGATGATACCAGGGGACAGCCCGGAAGCGTTGGCGGCGAGCCACTGCGGCGGCTCCCGCAATCAGATTCGATTCGACACGTTTCATGCATTTCTGATGATAATGAGGCCCTCATCACTGCGCCCTCCAACTCCGGAGGCAGCGCTGGAAAAATCCCTTCAGATTTGAAGGCAGAGGATCCTACTGCGGCGGCTgctcctccccctccccctcttgGTGCTGGCACAAACCGGGATGGCGATGTGGTTTCGCCAACGCAAACCCAGACTCCACCGCTGTCTGGGAAAAAGCCGAGAAAACCCAGAGAGAGGAGAGTTCCCTCCACCCCTTTCTCCAGAGCCCTCGG GTTTGCTGGCCTAGGAGCAGGTCTTGCGTGGGGAACATTTCAGGAATCTGCCAAAAGGCTTGTTTTTGGTAATCCAAACTTGCAAGAGAAACAATCTGTCGTTTCGCCATTCTTATCTGAGAAAAATGCAGAACGTTTGGCTCTTGCACTGTGCAGAATGCGTGGGGCAGCCCTCAAACTAGGCCAGATGCTTAGTATACAAGATGAATCCCTTGTACCTGCTCCG ATCTTGGCTGCTTTGGAGATGGTCCGTCAAGGTGCTGATGTGATGCCAAGGAGCCAGCTTAATCAAGTTTTGGATGCTGAATTAGGGCCTAATTGGTCATCTAAGTTGATCAATTTTGATTATGAACCAATGGCTGCTGCAAGTATTGGACAG GTACATCGCGCCATTACTGAGGAAGGGTTGGAGGTTGCAATGAAAATACAGTACCCTGGAGTTGCAGACAGTATTGAGAGTGACATTGAGAATGTCAAGTTGTTACTCAATTATACAAATCTTATTCCAGAAAGATTGTATCTTGATAATGCTATGCAG GTAGCAAAAGATGAACTTTCTCGAGAATGCAATTACGAACTGGAGGCAGAAAACCAGAAAAGATTTCGTCATCTGCTTTCGGATGCACAAGGGTTTTATGTTCCCCTGGTCGTGGATGATTTGTCAAGCAGAAGAGTTCTTACTACTGAACTTGTTGGTG GAATTCCAATCGACAAGGTGGCATTACTAGACCAAGAGACTCGAAATTATGTTGGAAAGAAGTTGCTTGAACTTACTTTGACGGAGTTATTTTTCTTTCGATTCATGCAG ACTGATCCCAACTGGAGCAATTTTTTATACGATGAATCTGCAAAATGCATCAATCTTATTGATTTTGGAGCAGCTCGGGACTACCCTAAAAGTTTTGTTGATGACTACTTGAGGATG GTCCTTGCCTGTGCCAACAGTGACCGAGAAGCCGTAGTTGAGATGTCCCATAGACTTGGATTTCTCACAGGGAAAGAATCCGACATAATGCTGGAAGCTCATGTTCAGGCTGGCTTCATAGTAGGACTGCCTTTTGCTAAGCCTGGGGGTTATGACTTCCGCTCTGCCAATATTACTAAAAGTATTTCAAATCTTGGAGCTACAATGTTGAGACACAGACTGACACCGCCTCCTCAGGAGGCTTACAGTCTTCACCGGAAGCTTTCAGGTGCTTTTCTTGCGTGCATTAAACTCGGGGCTGTTGTGCCCTGCAGGCAACTACTACTCGAAGTGTATGAAAACTATCACTTTGGGAATCATAGtgatgaaacatttgcaatTGGTTCAGTGCCAAGGTAG
- the LOC113774455 gene encoding charged multivesicular body protein 7 — MMMDCASNDIQEEEEEERLKVRELVRREVEDWDDPVKAVARFKGFSGQRSDWEGRYLFWRDLIIKVARHLGTFIIRPSRLNNIWFRREGALSPLCLHQVLFEMHNAGELLRDSDLTDPTRTSTSPSARLSLILRKAIHTLGFSTPAQPSDFSEDCYCILSTLLEERALQVVQLLSENHWTSSCVITLTKFQETCGGPKEASAVLSYLSGCGKAKYLVVRKKDVMEGVKVSLSSGEVSEVTSLDYHVLHLMWTVDKLEQQLEVIDQRCRKSKSSAVGCLKSGNRRIALRHARELKLAFQSREKCTLLLNRVEEVLRVIADAESSRKVSEAMKVGAEAMRENKISIEEVDLCLEDLDTSISSINQVDELLVSAPLSAVLEDEDIDDELKILELEIGEDSNRASISKNGVDSMAGVAEESETVDSLSDALSNLNFKGSAATKAVRKRLSPSSTEVLSV; from the exons ATGATGATGGACTGTGCAAGTAACGATATacaggaggaggaggaggaggagcgtCTGAAGGTGAGGGAGTTGGTGAGGAGAGAAGTAGAAGACTGGGACGACCCAGTGAAGGCGGTGGCGCGGTTCAAGGGGTTCAGCGGCCAAAGGTCCGACTGGGAAGGCCGCTATCTCTTCTGGAGGGACCTTATCATCAAAGTGGCTCGACATCTGGGGACCTTCATCATACGTCCTTCCCGCCTCAACAACATTTGGTTCCGTCGGGAAGGAGCCTTGTCCCCCTTGTGCCTCCACCAAGTCCTT TTTGAGATGCATAATGCTGGTGAGTTGTTGCGGGATTCTGATCTTACGGACCCAACAAGGACATCGACGAGTCCAAGCGCCAGGCTTTCCCTCATCTTAAGGAAAGCAATACATACCCTGGGCTTCTCTACACCCGCCCAGCCATCTGATTTCTCTGAAGATTGTTACTGCATACTTTCAACCCTGTTGGAG GAAAGAGCTCTTCAAGTTGTCCAACTTCTTTCTGAAAACCACTGGACATCTTCTTGTGTCATCACGCTGACCAAGTTCCAGGAAACTTGTGGAGGACCGAAGGAAGCATCTGCTGTCTTGAGTTACTTGTCAGGCTGTGGGAAAGCTAAATACCTTGTGGTCAGGAAGAAGGATGTTATGGAG GGAGTGAAAGTCTCTCTTTCTTCAGGAGAAGTTTCTGAGGTCACTAGTCtggattatcatgttttgcactTAATGTGGACAGTTGACAAGCTTGAGCAACAGCTTGAAGTGATTGACCAACGCTGTCGAAA GTCTAAAAGTTCAGCCGTGGGTTGTCTAAAATCTGGGAATAGGAGAATTGCCCTGAGGCATGCAAGGGAACTGAAGTTGGCATTTCAAAGTAGAGAAAAATGTACACTACTTCTGAACCGTGTGGAGGAAGTCCTTAGAGTAATTGCAGATGCTGAGTCCTCAAGAAAG GTGTCTGAAGCAATGAAAGTTGGTGCAGAAGCAATGAGAGAAAATAAGATTAGCATTGAAGAAGTTGACTTATGTCTAGAGGATCTGGATACAAGCATTAGTTCAATAAATCAAGTGGATGAACTTCTAG TATCAGCGCCACTTAGTGCAGTTCTTGAGGATGAAGACATTGACGATGAGTTAAAGATTCTAGAGCTAGAAATTGGAGAAGACTCGAATCGTGCATCCATCAGCAAAAATGGTGTTGATAGTATGGCGGGTGTTGCTGAGGAATCGGAGACTGTTGATTCACTGTCTGATGCTCTATCAAATCTGAACTTTAAGGGTAGCGCAGCTACTAAAGCAGTCAGAAAACGTCTTTCCCCGTCAAGTACTGAAGTCTTGAGTGTGTAG
- the LOC113782211 gene encoding meiosis-specific protein ASY3 yields MDLSQQPNFSDGQARESRSFHSLSGQPRKISIGILADSFCQNSGPKDVNAKDSHVLVDENVTPSKANSAQDGKWTDRVLYAANQGKQTEELVQETSPWLSPKSFNQKLPTPEQVRGAEVTCILPATGPVTETHHVLHLPRPPPANFSAHYFENHMSGLESSNGSQRKFDGDMPGMRDITGEGFEKLSFTTIQKVATEKDVGGYEATKEETRGSETLRMKLWEILGTISSPNEQHPNDCDLGMEAKNMKLVQKSDAECKPVVKPTQNSDTIESDSEGHGRPVRRPRKRSLIRNGASNKLKAAKSNDAQLTRYMKDNQEKYACFEEVLSRRQHYSATGGTLAVMRKKSEKWSTGIKSSMMRFNEHENPGHDEKVNNRGERRPALQNSMMHGDEVGDKNETYKRIKKDSTEPKKVSLEISSQKVHVEGVSEHPRNDIDGPKLQKDVDLQQDVGYALLKSTSEQKFDIPCPALGEKTPREIFPDLSPSEMRIHATRSTPGSPPETKPGEADDDSPPKLVSNTEGIRRFKSFLASKLTCDKSDSKSNSSDGPGGLEDFSYMKPRPIVEDPGSRLSSSSSEGSDSETLKEDSLPSAQSKSPGESELFPEVGTVKKPDFVLHLNKKHQYQETIEVSGFSPTSFSRKGIEDYGNVQQHLELHQGDGLASAVTLFALALERVKIRMKSVIRKRSAEILTSVAEGIHMQLQTAESQIQADMGKLTSLTKSKRKHLEMRFQELQGQLNVIYAKFKEEVHQHLQDCRDTVECLDANHMELRGIVEKQSASHRKLLLQAEEEIETHLTDAGRRIMKVHNLAREQMLQLKNAVVDCLNEGNLG; encoded by the exons ATGGATTTAAGCCAACAGCCTAATTTCTCTGAT GGCCAAGCAAGGGAATCCAGAAGTTTTCACAGCCTGTCTGGCCAACCCCGGAAAATTTCCATAGGAATCCTGGCGGATTCCTTTTGCCAGAATTCTGGACCCAAAGATGTCAATGCCAAGGACTCCCATGTTCTAGTTGATGAAAATGTTACTCCTAGCAAAGCAAATTCTGCTCAAGATGGAAAATGGACGGACAGAGTTCTTTATGCTGCTAATCAAGGGAAACAAACAGAGGAGCTAGTCCAGGAGACTTCCCCTTGGTTATCTCCTAAATCTTTCAACCAAAAGTTACCAACACCAGAGCAAGTTCGTGGTGCAGAAGTCACTTGCATTTTGCCAGCCACCGGGCCTGTCACTGAAACACACCATGTACTCCATCTACCAAGGCCACCACCAGCAAATTTTTCTGCGCACTATTTTGAAAATCACATGTCAGGTCTGGAATCTAGTAACGGTTCACAGAGGAAGTTCGATGGGGACATGCCTGGAATGAGGGACATAACTGGAGAAGGCTTTGAGAAACTCTCTTTTACCACCATACAGAAAGTTGCAACAGAAAAGGATGTGGGAGGGTATGAAGCTACAAAGGAAGAAACAAGGGGCAGTGAAACTTTAAGAATGAAGCTCTGGGAGATCCTAGGAACCATTTCATCCCCAAATGAACAACATCCCAATGATTGTGACCTTGGGATGGAGgccaaaaacatgaaattagTGCAAAAGAGTGATGCAGAGTGTAAGCCTGTTGTGAAGCCCACACAAAATTCGGACACAATAGAAAGTGATTCTGAGGGTCATGGTCGTCCTGTTAGGAGACCGAGGAAACGCTCTTTGATCAGGAATGGAGCTTCCAATAAATTAAAAGCAGCCAAGTCAAATGATGCACAGTTGACTCGTTATATGAAGGACAACCAAGAAAAGTATGCCTGCTTTGAAGAGGTGCTCTCCAGAAGACAACATTACAGTGCCACTGGAGGTACGTTAGCAGTCATGAGAAAGAAGAGTGAAAAGTGGAGCACTGGAATCAAGTCAAGCATGATGCGCTTCAATGAACATGAAAATCCAGGACATGATGAGAAGGTTAACAATAGGGGCGAAAGAAGACCTGCACTTCAGAATTCAATGATGCACGGAGATGAAGTAGGAGATAAGAATGAAACATATAAGAGGATTAAAAAAGATTCTACTGAGCCAAAGAAAGTTTCCCTTGAGATAAGTTCTCAGAAGGTTCATGTTGAAGGGGTGTCTGAGCACCCGAGGAATGACATTGACGGTCCAAAATTACAAAAAGATGTGGATTTGCAGCAAGATGTTGGTTATGCATTGCTCAAAAGTACATCAGAGCAAAAGTTTGACATCCCCTGTCCTGCACTTGGAGAGAAGACACCCAGAGAAATATTTCCCGATTTGTCACCAAGTGAGATGAGAATACATGCCACAAGATCCACTCCTGGCTCCCCACCAGAAACCAAACCGGGGGAAGCAGATGATGACAGTCCTCCAAAGCTTGTGTCGAATACGGAGGGAATTCGACGCTTCAAGAGCTTTTTGGCCTCAAAGTTAACTTGTGACAAGTCAgattccaagtcaaattcttcT GATGGCCCAGGAGGATTAGAAGATTTTTCCTACATGAAACCCAGGCCTATTGTGGAAGACCCAGGAAGTAGGCTGTCTAGCTCGTCATCGGAGGGCAGTGATTCAGAGACCTTGAAAGAGGATTCCCTCCCTAGCGCACAGAGCAAGA GTCCGGGTGAATCAGAACTTTTTCCAGAAGTTGGTACTGTAAAGAAACCGGATTTTGTGCTTCATCTGAACAAAAAGCATCAGTATCAGGAAACCATTGAAGTTTCTGGATTTTCTCCCACCTCATTCTCTCGAAAAG GAATTGAAGACTATGGAAATGTTCAGCAACATTTGGAGTTGCATCAAGGGGATGGACTTGCTAG TGCTGTTACTCTATTTGCCTTGGCTTTAGAAAGAGTTAAAATCAGAATGAAGTCGGTGATCAGGAAAAGATCTGCTGAAATTCTAACCTCTGTTGCTGAAGGAATACATATGCAATTGCAGACCGCTGAATCTCAGATTCAAGCTGATAT GGGAAAACTGACTAGTCTCACTAAATCAAAGAGAAAACATCTGGAGATGAGATTTCAAG AACTACAAGGACAGTTGAATGTCATATATGCGAAGTTCAAGGAAGAGGTTCATCAGCATCTTCAAGATTGCAGAGACACAGTTGAGTGTCTGGATGCAAACCACATGGAGCTTAGAGGGATAGTGGAAAAACAAA GTGCATCTCATAGAAAGCTTCTTTTGCAAGCTGAAGAAGAAATTGAGACTCATCTGACTGATGCTGGGAGGAGAATAATGAAGGTCCATAAT TTGGCAAGGGAACAGATGCTTCAGTTGAAAAATGCAGTAGTTGACTGTTTGAATGAAGGTAACCTTGGTTGA
- the LOC113761142 gene encoding protoporphyrinogen oxidase, chloroplastic codes for MAITITSLGYYCCHCHHTINTSPPKLASSRRHTLSWRSFRCSYSTTVTPYSNAPIDGSSTSRLDCVIVGAGITGLTIAQALSGNNVLVTEARERVGGNITTVERDGYLWEEGPNSFQPSDPMLTLVVDSGLKDDLVLGDPKAPRFVFWEGKLRAVPSSPTDLPFFDLMSFPAKLRAAFGALGFRPSPPAHEESVEQFVRRNLGNEVFERLIEPFCSGVYAGDPSKLSMKAAFGKVWKLEQNGGSIIGGTIKALKDRSSSAKVPRDPRLPKPKGQTVGSFKKGLAMLPDAISSRLGSKVKLSWKLSSIAKSEDDGYTLIYETPAGVISVQTRSVVMTVPSYVASSLLRPLSAAAADALSKFYYPPVAAVTISYPQEAVRGNCLIDGELKGFGQLHPRTQGVETLGTIYSSSLFPNRAPPGRVLLLNYIGGATNPGISLKTESQLVEAVDRDVRKMLINSNAREPLVLGVRLWSQAIPQFLVGHLDTLNAAKNGLANCGLKGLFLGGNYVSGVALGRCVEGAYEVAAEVKDFLAQYVCK; via the exons ATGGCAATAACCATCACTTCCTTGGGCTACTATTGTTGCCATTGCCACCACACTATCAACACAAGCCCCCCAAAGTTGGCCTCCTCCAGGCGTCATACACTCAGTTGGAGGAGCTTCCGATGTTCCTACTCCACCACAGTCACCCCGTATTCCAACGCTCCCATCGACGGCAGCTCCACATCCCGCTTGGACTGTGTCATCGTTGGAGCCGGTATAACCGGCCTCACCATCGCCCAGGCCCTGTCTGGTAACAATGTGCTCGTGACGGAGGCCAGAGAACGAGTGGGCGGCAACATTACCACGGTGGAGAGGGACGGATATCTATGGGAAGAGGGTCCCAACAGTTTCCAGCCCTCCGACCCAATGCTGACCCTGGTCGTGGATAGCGGCCTCAAGGATGATTTGGTACTGGGAGATCCCAAAGCCCCTCGTTTCGTTTTCTGGGAGGGCAAGCTCAGAGCTGTCCCCTCAAGCCCCACCGACCTTCCTTTCTTCGACTTGATGTCGTTCCCCGCCAAACTCAGGGCCGCTTTTGGTGCCTTAGGTTTTCGTCCTTCACCTCCA GCTCATGAGGAGTCGGTTGAACAGTTTGTGCGTCGTAATCTTGGCAACGAGGTCTTTGAACGCTTGATTGAGCCTTTCTGCTCTG GTGTTTATGCTGGTGATCCATCAAAGTTGAGTATGAAAGCTGCCTTTGGAAAAGTTTGGAAGTTGGAGCAAAATGGCGGCAGCATCATTGGTGGAACCATTAAAGCACTAAAAGATAGATCTAGTAGCGCCAAAGTTCCTCGAGATCC GCGTTTGCCAAAGCCAAAAGGTCAAACAGTCGGATCATTTAAGAAGGGACTGGCCATGTTACCTGATGCGATCTCTTCAAG GTTGGGAAGCAAAGTTAAATTGTCATGGAAGCTCTCAAGTATTGCCAAGTCAGAAGACGATGGGTATACCTTAATATATGAGACACCGGCGGGAGTTATTTCTGTGCAGACCAGAAGTGTGGTGATGACTGTTCCTTCCTATGTGGCAAGCAGTTTATTGCGTCCTCTTTCA GCAGCTGCAGCTGATGCACTTTCAAAATTCTACTACCCTCCTGTTGCTGCGGTCACCATTTCGTATCCTCAGGAGGCAGTTCGTGGGAATTGTTTGATTGATGGTGAACTGAAGGGTTTTGGACAGTTGCATCCACGCACCCAAGGAGTTGAAACTTTGG GTACCATATACAGTTCATCGCTTTTCCCTAACCGTGCACCGCCTGGGCGGGTCCTTCTCCTGAACTACATTGGAGGAGCAACAAATCCTGGAATTTCATTGAAG ACTGAGAGCCAACTTGTTGAAGCAGTCGATCGTGACGTGAGGAAGATGCTCATAAATTCTAATGCTCGCGAACCTCTTGTTCTGGGGGTCCGATTATGGTCACAGGCAATTCCACAGTTTTTGGTTGGTCATTTGGATACGTTAAATGCTGCAAAAAATGGTCTCGCTAACTGTGGATTAAAAGGACTGTTTCTTGGGGGTAACTATGTTTCTGGGGTAGCTTTGGGGAGATGTGTGGAGGGTGCTTATGAAGTTGCAGCTGAGGTAAAAGACTTTTTGGCTCAATATGTGTGCAAGTAA